The nucleotide window TACTGATGCTTGGATATTTAGCGTTTAGAGAGTTTCAGGAGGATTTAATATTGGAACATCCAAGCCTTTACTTTCTCCAGCCTGCCTGCTCATGTGTGATGGATGCTAATACCCCTGAAGCAGGAGCACCTGACACTTAAGGAGTCAGCTTCTTGTCAGGGTTTAACCCCAGGTGGCAACTAAGttgcagctgctcactcacagCTGAAACAGGGACATTTCTCTTTCCTAGTTACAGTGTCCCTTACAAAACAAGGTTAGCTTGGCTTTTCTGTAATGAGTTGAAGGGTGCAGCCATTTTGGAATGATTCATAGGCTATGATGTCTTGGAGTATGTAGGACAGGATAACATCCCAGGTATGCAAGTGGATCATTGTCTCTTCAGACCTTTGATTTAAATTGGCCACAATCTGTCAGTATGCCCAGTGATGAAAGTCCCCATTTCAGCCAAGTAGTGGGCTTTCCTTAGTTTTTTAATACTAATTTCTATATTGTATGGGTACTTGCctccatatttttaatatatgccTTAATCTGAATGAAAAATCTTTACTAGGAGTGATTGTTTGAAAACAGGTACTTACTATTTTCTGTAACTGGAAGAACATTATTTATGCTAATGCATTTGGCTGTAGTGGCAATGGATACAAGTTGCCCTGAAACTGCAGGCTGTCGAAATTGTGCTGAAATAACTCATGAGATCACTTGCAGAGTCACGCTGCCTTAAGAACAAGAACTTCTGAGAAGCACTTTTCTTCCATACCTGTTAGCTAAGATGAAGTTGTCAGGAGCTGAAAATCGAAGCTTTAAGATAGTATTGGAGTGATGTCAATGTGTAGAACTGAAAATGTCTGAACTGTTGGATTATAGCATGATGGGATACTGTTACTGGTACTCTATAATACAGTCTGTTGAAGCAGGATGAAAGATATCTAGAAGGTTTAGGAGAAGGCTTATGGTTACTCAGATTCActattacaggaaaaaaagggaatctTTTCCACTTCTTCTTTCCTTATGTCTTTAACCTGAGGGAAGTCTGTTTGTTTAAATAACTCCTCTGTGTTGATCAGTTACAGTCTGTCAGCTCATGCTTGCATCAAATCTGCTATATTTTATTAGGAGGAAATCATATTTGCATCTCTCTGAAGATAATTTTATATGAATATAGAGATATAAACAGAATTCTGGTTTCAGCACCTCTGTCTTTTTTGTAGCTGCTTTTCTAACCCAGACTGTATGTCTGGATGATACAACAGTAAAATTTGAAATTTGGGATACAGCTGGGCAAGAGCGGTACCACAGTTTAGCACCCATGTACTACAGAGGAGCACAAGCAGCTATAGTGGTATACGACATTACAAATGAGGTAAGTACTACTATATTAGGGAGGCACAAGGGGGATTTGGAAGTTAGTCTTGCAATGAGTCTTAATTTTCCTCACTGACTTGTGTGAATCAGTTCATGATTTTGTAGactcataaaatggtttggcttggaagaaatctttaaaggtcatctgcCGTGTGCAGGGACATccgctagaccaggttgctcattTCATATTGGATGTATAATGTTAATTTGTGTCTGTAAACTTTTCTTGTCAAAGGACCATTTctaggttgttttgttttttgggtttttttgtattaaaaagcaaaaagggaGAAAGTAAATTCCATTGTAAAAATGTTCCAAACTCACCTTTAAATCAGTTCACCAAGTTTGAGCCACATTGTGGGTggcaattttatttctcatagtgaaagacattattttaatattgtatTACTGCAAGTATGAGTTGGAAAGCTGGCACAAGCTGTTGAGACCAAAACCTAAGGttacataatttctttttattttaacttagATCAGATAAGCTTCacttgttttaaatgaaatgagACTTAAAACCCCAAAGtctcacaaaccccagaaatcATGTACCATAATGAACAGTGCTCCGTAATTAGAATGTAATTTTGAGACCCTCTCAGTATAGCTGTTTATGCACTTGGTTCTTCTAGAGAAATTAAAAGTCCCATCTTCTCTCTTAACTACTTCTCTTTCCCTACTCTGTCTGCATAAAGGTCTTCCTATCTTTACTTACCTTTTCAGCATTATCCCAACTAAGCACAGTTGAGAACTAAGGtaggaatgttttattttaaaaggtcaGTTGGCAAGTTGGAGTGTGCCTTTGGACTAAGGTATCAGTCTTGCATTGGTCTTTTGTTCTTGAAGTGTAGATAACAGAGATGGGGATAATAGGTCAGTACAAAAGGATGACAAAACTCAGTTGCATCATTTTGCAATCATTAACAGGAGTCCTTTGCCAGAGCGAAAAATTGGGTCAAAGAACTTCAGCGACAAGCAAGTCCTAACATTGTAATAGCTTTAGCAGGAAACAAAGCTGATCTAGCTAACAAGAGAGCTGTGGATTTCCAGGTATGTACAAAAACTTCTGTTCatagaaatataattttgtttcaatAGATAGTAAATAAATCTGGGAGGAGTTTATGTGCACAGCCTGACTAGTTGTTATGGAGGTCATGCTGTTAAATATAAATGTCAGCTGAGACTAATTAAATTACATATATGTTACTGAAAAACCTATTTCTGCACAAGTGATACGTAGCAACAGACTTTTTTGAATAGTTAAATTTGAATTTGAGGAATAACTCACTTGAGTATCTTTAAGGCTAATTTAATATCTGTTCTTCAGTGTGACCTCTGTCTTCAACCCAAAATTTACTTGTATCTCGAGTTTCAGTGGAGGAGATAGCAGTCACTCAGTGCAAACAGTTCTATCTGACTTGTAAGCTGGAGAATTTTGATTATCATGATACAAAGCTAATTGATATGCCTAACTTGCTTAGACTGTACTGTTGAAGCAGGGTTCAAATTGTCATTGTGCTTTTTATGGCATTCTTTTTGGTTTAGTGGTTATAGCTGTGCTCTCACTGCTGTATTGTATCTTCTAGAAAGTTTAGCCAAGTCCTCAGAAAAGAGATTCCAAAGTGAATAAAAATCTTACTGCACATAATTTTGGTCCATTCATGATTGACTGAATTTGAATTAAGATAGTATTTATTAGTCATTAATTGTCTTACGGTTTTTAACCTGTATTTGGTGGCACTGTGTGAGATAATGCTGTATATAGTAATGAATCTTTGTAACTGTAGAGAGTTGAATTACGAGGTTAGCAGGGGTGCAGATGTTTTTCTGCCAGAATTCAACAACTCGGTTTTCTAATTTCATGTCAGTTGTAACATGAAGCTGTTTGTCAGAAGACCTTTGTGTTTTGTGAAAAAGTGTGGTATTAAACAAAAACATCATATATGATTGCAGTCAAAAATGTAATCAAATTTAACTACCAAAGTAGGCGTACCTTTACTATTTTTTGaacaattaaaattttaatatttttcaaatgttaagGTTTTTGCTAATGTGGATTTTTGGGCTTCTTGCAGACTTGGCAGTCCTTTGTTGTTGCAAATCACAGATTTCTAGGTATTTGTTAATGTGGTATTTCAGGTATAGTAACATAGATCTTAGGTGTCACTTaaataatcatagaatgttGTAAATTCTTCTTTCCATCATAGGTCTTTTGTAGGTTGGCTtctttgtagatttttttaattgaatgtaAAGCCAGTTACATACTCAGAAGAAGATGAGGATTCTCAGCTGAATTGACTAATAGGATATGGCAAAAATGGTAAATTTCTTAAAAGCAGTGTATCAGATGGAAATTCATACTGAAAAGGGAGATAACATGACAAAATACTTAATGCTGCTTATGTGTTATAATTGTGAATTTCTATCAGGATAATGAAATGGTTCTGATCCATCTGCCTCAGTGCTTGAAACACTTGAGATAGTTGCAACCTGCCTTCTTTCCAGGGTAATAAAGGACTTGCTGACATTTGATGGCACTTCTGGAGCTCATTTGTTCTTGCTGTCAGAGCTAGTGTTCCTGGATTGGGGTTGTCcctttcataaatattttcatgtattaCTTAGTTTTACCTGCCATGTTTCCATCTGGATATTTTTAAGATTAGTAAGAATTTTAAAGATTGTATTTCTAATTGTTTAGCTACTTGATGGAGTTGTAACTTCTCAATAGCTAATGAATAACGTATTGTCACATGAGTGTTTCAACaaactgtctttaaaaatgGTATAGAAATTGTTCCTTAGTAGCAATAGAAGTACTACGTGTAGTGATtgtgtgatttttaatttttttaaaatgaagtaatgttttcttattttaaccTGCAGGAAGCACAGGCTTATGCAGATGACAACAGCTTATTGTTCATGGAGACATCTGCCAAAACATCTATGAACGTAAATGAAATATTCATGGCAATTGGTGAGTGTATGAACAAACTGAGAACATTAAGGGAATTGTTTTCATGAGATTTAGGCCATTGCAATCTTCCTAGCCCAAGATTTTTGGGTTTGACCTTAGTTAGTTCTGGCActgaagttttgtttttatttgtttcattttgttaagTCAGATATCTGAAATCCTAAATGCAGGTCTCTAAAATCCAAAAGTTGTGCCAAAAATGGCAATGTGTGCTTAAATTCAGATTCCAGGTTACAAGTAAAGGATGCTGCATGTGAAAAGTAAATTGACTAATATATTTTTAGACCTTATATAGTCTTAGGAATTTCTGTAAAGTTGGTAACGTGTAATACTAGAGTATAAATTATTAAGAAATTTTATGTATTCCATTGATATACCcaaaattgtatttaattattGATAAACTTttgaaaggggagaaaaaagaaagaatgcatTTTTTAGGCTGGTCACTAATCTATGAAATAATAATCTTAATCACAGTAGGAGCTCTGCTACTGTAAAATAGTAATGTGTAGCATCAAATAACCTCATTAGATCTGTGTTGCATGTTGCACCACAGTGACCTCtccttttttgtggaaaaaggcactgctattaaaattaaatgtttctaaAGAGCTCTTATCCTCTGCTTTTCCAGTCAGGAAAGTGGAAGGTAATTTGTGGTGTGCTTCAAACTTCCAGCAGATGCAAATTAAATTATCACTATAGCAACACTTTATAACTTCCTTCATATTAACTATAAATACTTGGGGAGAAGGGATGGACACAAACATATAACTCTATGACAGGAAagtatatttttctcttaaatgttCAGGATAGGCCTACATTTAATGATAAAGAAATGCTTAATTGCACTGTTGGTGAAGTTGCAAAACTGATGTGTTTAATAATGCAGTTTGcatcctgtttaaaaaaaaaagaaaaagaaaatttaatcaCCAAAATATGTTGgcatttttttgtaatttgacATCTCAACAATGATTCTTACCTGTCCATGTTTTAATTAAGTATACAATATAAATTTGAGGAAAACAATACCCAGTTAATAAGAATACCC belongs to Pithys albifrons albifrons isolate INPA30051 chromosome 7, PitAlb_v1, whole genome shotgun sequence and includes:
- the RAB5A gene encoding ras-related protein Rab-5A, yielding MANRGATRPNGPNAGNKICQFKLVLLGESAVGKSSLVLRFVKGQFHEFQESTIGAAFLTQTVCLDDTTVKFEIWDTAGQERYHSLAPMYYRGAQAAIVVYDITNEESFARAKNWVKELQRQASPNIVIALAGNKADLANKRAVDFQEAQAYADDNSLLFMETSAKTSMNVNEIFMAIAKKLPKNEPQNAGASSARGRGVDLTEPTQSPKSQCCSN